The following coding sequences are from one Prochlorococcus marinus CUG1438 window:
- the eno gene encoding phosphopyruvate hydratase, translating into MKETIDFLIDTIEARQVLDSRGNPTVEAEVFLECGATGKAIVPSGASTGAHEAHELRDGGSKYMGKGVLNAVNKIHETISPALCGLSALDQTAVDNLMIEIDGTPNKSNLGANSILAVSLATARASANALEIPLYRYLGDPLSNLLPVPLMNVINGGAHAPNSLDFQEFMLVPHGVNNFSESLRMGTEIFHSLKSLLDQKGLSTAVGDEGGFAPNLSSSEEAGDLLLEAIQKAGFKPGEQVSLALDVASTEFYSDGKYKYEGKILNSSEMISYLSRLVSNYPIVSIEDGLAEDDWEGWSELNKELGNKVQLVGDDLFVTNTERLRKGIMEKSANSILIKVNQIGTLTETLEAIELAKMSGYTSVISHRSGETEDTTIADLSVATRSGQIKTGSLSRSERIAKYNRLLKIEEELGNQARFAGALGLGPKNI; encoded by the coding sequence GTGAAAGAAACTATTGATTTTCTTATCGACACTATTGAAGCGAGGCAAGTTCTTGATTCAAGAGGTAACCCTACTGTAGAGGCAGAAGTATTTCTGGAATGTGGGGCAACTGGTAAAGCGATTGTTCCTAGTGGAGCTAGTACTGGTGCTCATGAGGCACATGAATTAAGAGATGGCGGTTCAAAATATATGGGTAAAGGTGTTTTAAATGCTGTTAATAAAATTCATGAAACTATATCCCCAGCTTTGTGCGGTTTGTCAGCTTTAGATCAAACTGCTGTAGACAACTTAATGATTGAGATTGATGGAACTCCTAATAAGTCTAACCTTGGGGCAAATTCAATCCTTGCAGTAAGTCTTGCAACTGCTAGAGCATCAGCAAATGCTTTAGAAATTCCCCTATATAGGTATCTTGGAGATCCATTATCTAATCTTCTTCCAGTCCCATTGATGAATGTAATAAATGGTGGTGCTCATGCACCAAATAGTCTAGATTTTCAGGAATTTATGCTTGTCCCACATGGAGTGAATAATTTCAGTGAATCATTAAGAATGGGTACTGAAATTTTTCATTCATTAAAATCATTACTTGATCAAAAAGGTCTATCCACTGCTGTAGGCGATGAGGGTGGATTTGCACCTAATCTGTCATCAAGCGAAGAAGCAGGAGACTTATTATTAGAAGCAATTCAAAAAGCCGGATTTAAGCCTGGTGAGCAGGTATCTTTAGCTTTAGATGTTGCTAGTACTGAATTTTATAGTGATGGTAAGTATAAATATGAAGGAAAAATTTTAAATAGTTCTGAAATGATTTCATATCTTTCAAGATTAGTTTCTAATTATCCAATAGTTTCAATAGAGGACGGTTTAGCAGAGGATGATTGGGAGGGTTGGTCAGAATTAAACAAGGAGTTAGGAAATAAAGTTCAGCTCGTAGGTGATGATTTATTCGTTACTAATACAGAAAGGTTAAGGAAAGGAATTATGGAAAAATCTGCTAATTCAATCCTAATAAAGGTAAATCAAATTGGAACATTAACTGAAACTCTAGAAGCTATTGAGTTAGCAAAAATGTCAGGATACACAAGTGTTATTAGTCATAGAAGTGGTGAGACTGAGGATACAACAATTGCTGATTTATCTGTCGCCACAAGATCAGGTCAGATCAAGACCGGTTCTCTGAGTAGAAGTGAAAGGATTGCAAAATACAATAGGCTTTTAAAAATTGAGGAAGAATTAGGGAATCAGGCAAGATTCGCTGGGGCTTTAGGTTTAGGTCCCAAAAATATATAG